Proteins encoded by one window of Thermobaculum terrenum ATCC BAA-798:
- a CDS encoding S1C family serine protease, translating into MKHQSSTSWTPLKKIYLLFLVVTLLLAACSIGQETGSQNKSSTPTEVSSVPSPSPAASSSQNPPPSPTATHISNSSSSSASANQNKHTNIPQFIRQEGDLSIPEVVHMVKPSVVEIIACEFENCSRGSSGTGSGFIIDKEGHIVTNNHVVEGARRVTAILYDGRIREAKVVGTDPLTDVALIKINDNNLQPAKLGDSSKAQVGETVVAIGSALGLMGDPTVTVGVISALDRAQEEPSTDPTQPGTNLYGLIQTDAAVNPGNSGGPLLNLKGEVIGINTLGARLTEGGVPVQGINFAVSINTAKDVVQEILQKGRVTYPYIGICTTFIYPEDVVRQNLPNVRGQLITPCAPGVPGVRPGTPAARAGLQEGDIIVAIDNHKISNESDFVRILREHEPGDRITLTIERNGKKIQKELVLAERPSNS; encoded by the coding sequence ATGAAGCATCAATCATCCACCTCTTGGACACCACTGAAAAAGATATATCTATTGTTCTTAGTAGTGACGCTATTGCTAGCAGCCTGCAGTATAGGGCAGGAAACTGGCAGCCAGAACAAAAGCAGTACGCCCACGGAAGTTAGCAGTGTACCGAGCCCGAGTCCTGCCGCGAGTTCCTCTCAAAACCCTCCTCCTAGCCCGACCGCCACACATATAAGCAACTCATCTAGCAGCAGCGCTAGCGCAAATCAAAACAAGCATACTAATATCCCTCAATTCATCCGGCAGGAGGGGGATCTAAGCATACCGGAAGTAGTGCACATGGTGAAGCCTTCTGTAGTGGAGATAATAGCGTGTGAATTTGAGAATTGCAGTCGCGGTAGCTCCGGTACTGGATCAGGCTTCATCATCGACAAAGAAGGTCACATAGTGACGAATAATCATGTGGTGGAAGGTGCTCGCCGCGTAACAGCCATACTTTACGATGGTCGAATCAGAGAAGCCAAAGTCGTGGGCACAGATCCCCTCACGGACGTAGCCCTAATAAAGATAAACGACAACAACTTGCAGCCTGCGAAGTTAGGAGATTCCAGTAAGGCACAGGTAGGAGAGACCGTAGTAGCTATAGGTAGTGCATTGGGATTGATGGGCGATCCTACCGTCACCGTAGGGGTTATTTCAGCTTTGGATCGAGCTCAGGAGGAGCCAAGCACGGATCCGACACAGCCTGGAACCAACCTATATGGACTAATTCAGACGGATGCTGCAGTCAACCCTGGTAACAGCGGCGGGCCCTTGCTTAATCTCAAGGGCGAAGTCATAGGCATAAACACGCTTGGGGCTAGACTAACTGAAGGTGGAGTCCCCGTTCAAGGTATAAACTTCGCCGTATCGATCAACACAGCCAAGGATGTTGTCCAGGAGATACTACAGAAGGGAAGAGTTACCTATCCATATATAGGCATATGTACGACATTCATCTACCCTGAGGATGTAGTACGCCAGAACCTTCCTAATGTAAGAGGTCAACTAATAACACCCTGTGCACCAGGAGTTCCCGGAGTGAGACCTGGTACACCAGCAGCCAGGGCTGGTCTGCAGGAAGGGGATATAATCGTCGCCATAGATAATCATAAGATCAGCAACGAAAGCGACTTCGTCAGGATACTTAGAGAGCACGAGCCTGGAGATAGAATTACCC
- the trmD gene encoding tRNA (guanosine(37)-N1)-methyltransferase TrmD, with protein sequence MRFDVFTLFPQMFQGPLTESIIKRAVERGIIQIHIHNIRDWATDKHKTTDDYPYGGGPGMVMKPEPIFLAVEEVLGKSPEERGDTPIILMSASGRRFEQKLAEKLSQKKRLALICGHYEGVDERVREHLATMELSIGDYVLSGGELPAMVVIDAVARLVPGVIDEESKKEESFTSGLLEYPQYTRPAEFRDMKVPDILLSGNHQAIASWRLEQALKRTQQVRPDLAAKWVQAHRAKQKEEDC encoded by the coding sequence ATGAGATTTGATGTCTTTACCCTCTTTCCACAGATGTTTCAGGGACCACTTACCGAGAGCATAATCAAGCGAGCAGTTGAAAGAGGCATAATCCAGATACATATTCATAATATTCGTGATTGGGCCACAGACAAACATAAAACCACCGACGATTATCCATATGGAGGCGGGCCAGGCATGGTCATGAAGCCCGAGCCTATATTCCTGGCAGTGGAAGAGGTTCTCGGGAAATCCCCTGAGGAAAGAGGAGATACACCCATCATTTTGATGAGTGCAAGTGGTCGAAGATTTGAGCAAAAACTTGCCGAGAAGCTATCTCAGAAAAAGCGCCTGGCCCTGATATGCGGACATTATGAGGGCGTTGATGAAAGGGTTAGGGAACACCTTGCAACCATGGAATTATCTATAGGGGATTACGTCCTAAGCGGTGGCGAACTACCGGCAATGGTGGTAATAGACGCCGTAGCCCGCCTGGTACCAGGAGTTATAGACGAGGAGTCCAAGAAGGAGGAGTCTTTTACCTCCGGGCTATTAGAATACCCACAATATACAAGACCAGCAGAGTTCAGGGACATGAAAGTCCCTGACATCCTGCTCAGCGGCAACCACCAGGCCATCGCCAGTTGGCGATTAGAACAAGCCCTTAAGAGGACACAACAAGTTAGGCCGGACTTAGCTGCTAAATGGGTGCAAGCACACCGAGCAAAGCAGAAAGAAGAGGACTGTTGA
- the murJ gene encoding murein biosynthesis integral membrane protein MurJ: MDKRLARFAIITTLAFIVSRLLGLLRDQIIVAHTGANYQFSAYVLAMQIPDTIFVLLSGGALASTFIPKFLEVKGNKGERYALKLAKDILLVIGIGTLITCTLIWLLTPYIVDHVLLRGSNDPRVPQLTSELLRLVLLQPIFLSLSTVATSILQSYEKFLIPAIAPIFYNLSIIASAIFLYPMFGMIGIASGVVIGAMLFLLLHIPQLARLGLSKGLGISSLSWEVKDILLHMGPRLFCQATIQINLLIAVAFASRIGPAEVAAFRLAWVVFFLPISVFSASIGTVTLPRLSQNAVERELESFRRLLQSSITTVTFIILPASIGLGLISTQVIRLLYEHGKFGRSDTIATASILSLMSLGMVGYGMLDLLPRASYALSKTLPPVISSLLGTICNISIVELLISRMGIESVVIGFITSALVNSTILIIYLSVSIGNLLDRTFFTSIGKQIVASASIVPVIYVTQQFASSNLFLQVLAPVTCGLIVYVLVSVMFRQKELEIIVRSLIPEKILERVS; the protein is encoded by the coding sequence GTGGATAAGCGACTAGCACGTTTTGCCATAATCACCACCCTTGCTTTTATAGTAAGCAGACTATTAGGTTTACTTCGAGATCAAATCATAGTAGCCCATACAGGTGCTAACTACCAGTTTAGCGCTTATGTATTGGCAATGCAGATACCAGACACGATATTTGTCCTCCTATCCGGAGGTGCACTTGCATCCACTTTCATTCCGAAGTTCCTCGAAGTAAAGGGCAATAAAGGGGAAAGATATGCACTGAAACTAGCTAAGGATATACTGTTGGTAATCGGTATAGGTACCCTGATCACATGCACACTCATATGGTTGTTGACACCGTACATAGTAGACCATGTTCTTCTCAGAGGATCTAACGATCCCAGAGTTCCTCAACTCACGTCGGAGTTACTGAGACTAGTGCTGCTGCAACCTATCTTTCTAAGCTTATCCACGGTAGCTACATCCATACTTCAGTCGTACGAAAAATTCCTCATCCCTGCCATAGCTCCGATCTTTTACAATCTTAGTATTATTGCCTCCGCGATATTCTTATATCCAATGTTCGGGATGATAGGCATAGCCTCAGGAGTAGTCATAGGTGCTATGCTGTTCCTGCTGCTACACATACCCCAACTAGCAAGACTTGGTTTGAGTAAAGGTCTGGGAATAAGTAGCCTAAGTTGGGAGGTAAAAGACATCCTCTTGCACATGGGTCCAAGACTCTTCTGTCAAGCAACAATACAGATAAACCTACTAATAGCTGTAGCATTCGCTAGCAGAATTGGTCCAGCGGAAGTAGCTGCTTTCCGCCTAGCCTGGGTGGTATTCTTTCTCCCTATAAGCGTCTTCAGCGCTAGCATAGGAACAGTTACTCTACCGAGGCTGTCACAGAATGCTGTAGAAAGGGAACTAGAAAGCTTTAGAAGGTTACTTCAAAGCTCTATTACCACCGTAACGTTTATTATACTTCCCGCATCCATAGGATTAGGACTAATAAGCACACAGGTGATAAGACTTCTCTACGAGCACGGAAAGTTTGGCCGATCCGATACCATAGCCACCGCAAGCATACTCTCACTCATGAGTCTTGGGATGGTCGGCTATGGCATGCTCGACCTACTACCCAGGGCTAGCTATGCATTATCCAAAACCCTGCCTCCAGTTATTAGCTCTCTGTTAGGAACGATCTGTAATATTTCTATCGTTGAGCTGCTTATCAGCAGGATGGGCATAGAGAGTGTGGTAATCGGCTTTATTACCTCGGCACTAGTCAACTCTACGATACTGATTATTTATCTATCTGTTAGCATTGGTAACCTCTTGGACAGAACATTCTTCACATCTATAGGTAAGCAGATAGTCGCCAGCGCATCGATAGTTCCGGTAATCTACGTAACGCAGCAATTTGCATCTTCAAACCTATTCCTGCAAGTATTGGCACCTGTAACCTGCGGATTAATTGTCTATGTATTAGTAAGCGTGATGTTTAGGCAGAAGGAATTAGAGATAATAGTTAGATCCCTAATACCCGAAAAAATTCTAGAGAGGGTAAGTTAG
- a CDS encoding DUF1028 domain-containing protein, translating to MIKPSTFSIVALDPATGELGVATQSKFLAVGSVVPWARAKVGAIATQSWANTSYGPKGLDLLEQGLSPQEVLDRLLEEDPDREFRQVGIVDFQGRSATFTGSECFPWAGGRNGPYYACQGNILVSEDTVIAMEQTFNETGGELADRLIAALQAGQKAGGDSRGQQSAALLVVKDKGGYGGFNDIYIDLRVDDHSSPIDELARLLRLHKLYFPRENEELLEIDDNILSEISSALSSLGYLEDSNQDKESIMKAFEKFAMKENLEERLREDNKIYRIVLDFLAEKASNR from the coding sequence ATGATAAAGCCTTCTACGTTCTCCATAGTCGCCTTAGATCCAGCCACTGGAGAATTGGGCGTAGCCACCCAAAGTAAATTCCTAGCCGTGGGGTCGGTAGTACCCTGGGCTAGAGCCAAGGTGGGCGCCATAGCCACTCAGTCATGGGCAAACACTTCTTATGGTCCCAAAGGACTGGATCTGCTCGAGCAAGGACTTTCCCCTCAGGAGGTGTTAGATAGGTTACTAGAGGAGGATCCGGATAGGGAATTTCGCCAGGTAGGCATAGTGGACTTCCAGGGCAGATCCGCAACCTTCACAGGCTCTGAGTGCTTCCCCTGGGCAGGGGGTAGAAATGGTCCTTACTATGCCTGTCAAGGCAACATACTAGTTAGCGAAGACACAGTCATAGCCATGGAACAGACATTCAACGAAACCGGAGGAGAGTTAGCAGATAGATTAATAGCTGCACTGCAGGCTGGCCAGAAAGCCGGGGGTGATAGCAGAGGGCAACAATCAGCAGCCTTGTTAGTGGTCAAAGATAAAGGGGGTTATGGTGGCTTTAACGACATATACATAGATCTCCGGGTCGATGATCACTCATCACCTATAGATGAATTAGCAAGGCTGTTGAGACTGCATAAGCTGTACTTCCCCAGGGAGAATGAAGAGCTACTAGAGATAGACGATAATATCCTCAGCGAGATATCTAGCGCATTATCTTCTCTTGGTTACCTAGAAGATAGTAACCAAGACAAAGAATCCATCATGAAAGCCTTTGAAAAATTCGCAATGAAAGAAAACCTGGAAGAAAGGCTACGAGAAGATAACAAGATCTATCGGATCGTGCTTGACTTTCTTGCGGAGAAGGCAAGTAATCGTTGA
- a CDS encoding DNA-directed RNA polymerase subunit beta — protein MTNTSQVRPSVEAQTRPASKVQRKSYARIPDTIEMPNLIQIQLDSFNWFKEEGLQELFDEINPVVDFTGRLMELRFDKPDSGQFFGEPRYTEKECRERDFTYSAPLKVKATLLVKETGEIKEQEIFLGDFPLMTEKGTFVINGAERVVVSQLVRSPGVYFKDVFDEASGKTLWTAKLIPNRGAWLEFETSNKDVLYVKVDRKRKIPVTVLLRAVAAIDSEVVEAEGDMGPTTPGTDEWLWALYGKVSRDGRYQNLAATIERDPTKNSQEALVELYRRLRPGDPPNPENARTLLRQLLFDPRRYDLARVGRYKLTRKWEQLREVVARSNGPTFDFEIDSRVYGERLRTITGRDLINIVGNLIRLNNLPPGSEEEGDDIDHLGNRRVRAVGELIQNQFRVGLLRMERVIKERMSIQDAESATPNNLINIRPVVAAMREFFGGSQLSQFMDQVNALSEINHKRRLSALGPGGLSRDRAGLDVRDVHPSHYGRICPIETPEGPNIGLIGQLATYARINEYGFIETPYRKVVKSVPGDSIDAMVGHITREPIMDSNGQEVVPVGTEITREVAEKIVALGLDEIKVKPRVLNEVEYLSADREDLFTVAQANSPLDERGYFLEDRVEARASIRLRRGGTEFMIVPVDEVDYVDASPKQVVSVASSLIPFLEHDDANRALMGANMQRQAVPLLVPDSPVVGTGVEAQVARDSGQVVIAKADGIVRSVTAERIVVEEDDGNLRTYELEKFVRTNQDTLLNQRPIVNKGDRIYAGQIIADSASTSNGEIALGQNVLVAFMPWEGGNFEDAVLISERLVRDDVYTSIHIEKYEVEARDTKLGPEEITRDIPNVGEEALANLDERGIVYVGAEVKPNDILVGKVTPKGETEMTAEERLLRAIFSEKARDVRDTSLRVPNGVHGQVIDVKVFTRVENDDLPAGVNQMVRVMIAQKRKISEGDKVAGRHGNKGVISRILPIEDMPFLPDGRPVDVILNPIGVPSRMNLGQILECHLGWAASTLGFKVACPVFDGASEEMIKEELRRAGLPEDGKIELYDGRTGEKFDQPVAVGVMYIMKLAHLVEDKIHARSTGPYSLVTQQPLGGKAQFGGQRFGEMEVWALEAYGAAYTLQEMLTVKSDDTVGRVRTYEAIVKGEPISGAGVPESFKVLMKELQSLGLSVEVLNEDLVPVSISSDGQSEYISDLDIDLSHPEKGE, from the coding sequence ATGACGAACACCTCGCAGGTCAGACCTAGCGTTGAAGCTCAGACACGTCCAGCATCTAAAGTTCAAAGAAAATCCTATGCTCGTATACCAGATACCATTGAAATGCCCAACCTCATTCAGATCCAGTTGGATTCATTTAACTGGTTTAAGGAGGAAGGGCTTCAGGAGCTCTTTGATGAAATAAATCCAGTAGTAGACTTCACTGGTCGTCTAATGGAGCTCCGTTTCGATAAGCCAGATTCCGGTCAGTTCTTTGGGGAGCCCAGGTATACCGAAAAGGAGTGCAGAGAAAGAGATTTCACTTATTCCGCACCCTTGAAGGTGAAGGCTACCCTGCTGGTCAAGGAGACCGGTGAGATAAAGGAGCAGGAGATATTTCTGGGTGACTTCCCTCTCATGACCGAGAAGGGTACCTTCGTTATAAATGGAGCTGAGAGGGTGGTTGTCTCCCAGCTTGTTAGATCGCCAGGCGTGTATTTCAAGGATGTATTCGATGAAGCCAGTGGTAAGACCCTCTGGACCGCAAAGCTTATACCGAACCGTGGGGCCTGGCTCGAGTTCGAGACCTCTAACAAAGATGTGCTATATGTCAAGGTAGATCGCAAGCGCAAGATTCCTGTGACCGTTCTCCTGAGAGCAGTTGCTGCCATAGATTCAGAGGTTGTTGAGGCTGAAGGCGACATGGGCCCAACTACTCCTGGTACAGATGAGTGGCTATGGGCTCTATATGGTAAGGTTAGTCGCGATGGCCGCTACCAGAATCTTGCAGCTACGATCGAGCGAGATCCAACAAAGAACAGCCAGGAAGCTTTGGTGGAGCTTTACCGGAGGCTTAGACCTGGCGATCCTCCCAACCCTGAGAATGCTCGTACGTTGTTGCGTCAGTTGCTATTTGACCCCCGCAGATACGATCTGGCTAGGGTCGGTAGATATAAGCTCACTCGCAAGTGGGAACAGCTACGCGAGGTAGTTGCGAGGTCTAATGGCCCCACATTTGATTTCGAGATCGATAGCCGGGTGTACGGTGAAAGGCTAAGAACGATAACGGGACGCGACCTGATCAACATCGTAGGGAACCTTATAAGGTTGAATAACCTACCTCCTGGCAGCGAGGAGGAAGGGGACGATATAGATCATCTGGGTAATAGGCGAGTCAGGGCGGTTGGTGAGCTGATACAAAATCAGTTCCGCGTTGGTCTGCTCCGTATGGAGAGGGTCATAAAGGAGCGCATGTCCATCCAGGATGCTGAGAGTGCTACTCCTAACAACCTGATAAACATCCGGCCTGTAGTGGCCGCTATGCGAGAATTCTTTGGCGGCAGCCAGCTATCGCAGTTCATGGATCAGGTGAACGCGCTCTCAGAGATCAACCACAAGAGAAGATTGTCTGCTCTTGGTCCTGGTGGTCTTAGCAGAGATAGAGCTGGTCTGGATGTGCGCGATGTGCACCCATCTCACTATGGACGTATATGTCCTATTGAGACTCCTGAAGGTCCTAACATCGGGCTTATTGGTCAGTTGGCAACGTATGCCAGGATCAATGAATATGGTTTCATCGAGACTCCTTACCGGAAGGTAGTGAAGTCGGTACCTGGTGATTCTATCGATGCCATGGTTGGCCATATAACCAGGGAGCCTATAATGGACTCCAACGGTCAAGAAGTTGTGCCTGTAGGTACTGAGATAACCCGGGAGGTGGCTGAGAAGATAGTCGCCCTAGGTCTTGATGAAATCAAGGTCAAGCCTAGGGTCTTGAACGAGGTTGAGTACCTGTCGGCTGATAGGGAAGATCTGTTTACTGTTGCTCAGGCCAACTCTCCTCTCGATGAGAGAGGTTACTTCCTTGAGGATAGAGTCGAGGCTCGAGCTAGCATTCGCCTGCGTCGTGGAGGCACAGAGTTCATGATCGTCCCAGTTGATGAGGTGGACTACGTTGATGCCTCTCCGAAGCAGGTCGTCAGTGTAGCGAGTTCGTTGATTCCGTTCCTTGAGCATGATGATGCTAACAGGGCTCTGATGGGTGCCAACATGCAGAGGCAGGCTGTGCCTCTGTTGGTGCCTGATTCTCCAGTGGTTGGCACAGGTGTCGAGGCTCAGGTTGCCCGAGATAGCGGTCAGGTGGTGATAGCTAAGGCGGACGGTATCGTGCGTAGTGTTACTGCCGAGAGGATAGTTGTCGAGGAAGACGACGGGAACCTGAGGACCTACGAGCTCGAGAAGTTCGTTCGCACTAACCAGGATACGCTTCTCAACCAGCGTCCGATAGTTAACAAGGGCGATAGGATCTATGCTGGACAGATAATCGCTGATTCCGCCAGCACAAGCAATGGCGAAATAGCCCTCGGCCAGAATGTGCTTGTGGCGTTCATGCCGTGGGAGGGAGGTAACTTTGAGGATGCTGTGCTGATCAGCGAGAGGCTAGTGAGAGATGACGTATATACCTCGATACATATCGAGAAGTACGAGGTAGAGGCACGTGATACCAAGCTCGGGCCGGAGGAGATAACTCGTGATATCCCCAACGTGGGCGAAGAGGCACTGGCTAACTTGGATGAGAGAGGCATAGTCTATGTAGGCGCTGAGGTCAAGCCCAACGACATACTCGTGGGTAAAGTCACACCTAAGGGTGAGACGGAAATGACTGCTGAAGAGCGCCTGCTAAGAGCTATATTCTCGGAGAAGGCCCGTGATGTTAGAGATACTAGCCTCCGGGTTCCCAATGGTGTGCACGGCCAGGTGATCGACGTAAAGGTGTTCACGCGGGTTGAAAATGATGACCTGCCGGCTGGTGTAAACCAGATGGTCAGGGTGATGATAGCCCAGAAGAGAAAGATAAGCGAGGGCGATAAGGTCGCGGGTAGGCACGGTAATAAGGGCGTTATATCCAGGATACTCCCGATAGAGGATATGCCCTTCCTACCAGATGGTAGACCCGTGGATGTTATCCTGAACCCGATAGGTGTGCCCTCAAGAATGAACTTGGGACAGATCCTGGAGTGCCATCTTGGATGGGCGGCTAGTACTCTTGGCTTCAAGGTGGCGTGTCCTGTTTTCGATGGAGCTTCTGAGGAGATGATCAAGGAAGAGCTCCGCAGGGCAGGGCTACCAGAAGATGGAAAGATAGAGTTGTACGATGGTCGTACGGGCGAGAAGTTTGATCAGCCAGTGGCTGTGGGTGTCATGTACATCATGAAGCTGGCTCACTTGGTGGAGGACAAGATACATGCTCGATCCACAGGTCCTTACAGCCTAGTTACCCAGCAGCCTCTGGGAGGCAAGGCTCAGTTCGGTGGCCAGAGGTTTGGCGAGATGGAAGTATGGGCTCTCGAAGCATACGGAGCTGCCTATACTTTGCAGGAAATGCTCACTGTCAAGTCTGATGATACAGTTGGTAGAGTCCGTACTTACGAGGCGATAGTCAAGGGTGAGCCAATAAGTGGTGCGGGCGTGCCAGAATCATTCAAGGTATTGATGAAAGAGCTTCAGAGCCTTGGGTTGTCTGTTGAGGTTCTCAATGAAGATTTGGTGCCGGTGTCCATATCCAGCGATGGTCAAAGTGAGTACATAAGTGATTTGGATATAGATCTAAGCCATCCTGAGAAGGGCGAATAG
- a CDS encoding HU family DNA-binding protein: MPGKTELINQVAERTGMTKSQVQKVFEEMLSEIRSSLEKGEDVIIRGFGTFKVTERSPRKGRNPRTGEEIEIPGGKRVTFRMSK, from the coding sequence ATGCCTGGAAAGACAGAATTAATAAATCAGGTGGCAGAACGTACTGGTATGACTAAGTCGCAGGTCCAGAAAGTGTTCGAAGAGATGTTGAGTGAAATCAGATCCTCTCTTGAGAAGGGGGAGGACGTGATCATAAGAGGCTTTGGAACTTTCAAGGTTACTGAAAGGTCACCCAGGAAGGGTAGAAACCCCCGAACTGGTGAGGAGATAGAGATACCTGGAGGGAAGAGAGTTACCTTCAGGATGAGCAAATAG